From a single Methylosinus sp. H3A genomic region:
- the nusB gene encoding transcription antitermination factor NusB codes for MSVEERSAARLAIVQALYQMEVAGKGVNEIFAEFEVHWIGREIEGVQYKPAELQFFRDIVKGVLDNQETIDRALDGALQGGWPLQRIESVMRAILRAGGYELGFRRDIPVKVVIKEYVDVAGAFFGATESGMINAVLDRLARQARPEHFTEK; via the coding sequence GTGAGCGTCGAGGAGAGATCGGCGGCGCGGCTCGCCATCGTGCAGGCGCTCTATCAGATGGAGGTCGCCGGCAAAGGCGTGAACGAGATCTTCGCCGAATTCGAGGTCCATTGGATCGGCCGCGAGATCGAGGGCGTGCAATACAAGCCCGCCGAGCTGCAGTTCTTCCGCGATATCGTGAAAGGCGTGCTCGACAATCAGGAGACTATCGACCGCGCGCTCGATGGCGCTCTGCAGGGCGGCTGGCCGTTGCAGCGCATCGAATCGGTGATGCGCGCGATTTTGCGCGCCGGCGGCTATGAGCTGGGGTTTCGGCGCGACATACCTGTCAAAGTGGTCATCAAGGAATATGTGGACGTCGCCGGCGCCTTCTTCGGCGCGACCGAATCCGGCATGATCAACGCCGTGCTGGATCGCCTGGCGCGGCAGGCGCGGCCGGAGCATTTCACCGAGAAGTGA
- the thiL gene encoding thiamine-phosphate kinase, whose translation MAERRFSEDELIAQIFAPLAADGAFGLRDDAALLPLGGAREIVVTTDALVSGVHFFPDDPPGLVAKKALRVNLSDLAAKAAEPLGFLLTLALPPDWTNDWARSFAAGLAEDARAFACPLFGGDTTATPGPLTISITAFGRAARFVSRSGARPGDRIFVSGTIGDAALGLGVARGEAFAARLGEAARAQLVERYRLPQPRLPLVAALRDHASAAMDVSDGLAGDLAKLLRASGVSARVELAKVPLSEAARAAITLESALFDRAVTGGDDYEILCCVAPEACPAIAQAAREVGVALTEIGAVVAGAEPPQFLNSSGTIINFSRLSFSHF comes from the coding sequence ATGGCGGAGCGCCGCTTCAGCGAGGATGAGCTGATTGCGCAAATCTTCGCGCCACTCGCGGCCGACGGCGCCTTCGGCCTGCGCGACGACGCGGCTCTGCTGCCGCTGGGTGGGGCGCGGGAGATCGTCGTCACCACCGATGCGCTCGTCTCCGGCGTGCATTTCTTCCCCGACGATCCGCCCGGCCTCGTCGCCAAGAAGGCTCTGCGCGTAAATCTCTCCGATCTCGCGGCCAAGGCGGCGGAGCCTCTGGGCTTTCTGCTCACGCTGGCGCTGCCGCCCGATTGGACCAATGATTGGGCGCGCAGCTTCGCCGCCGGCCTCGCCGAGGATGCGCGGGCCTTCGCCTGTCCGCTGTTCGGTGGCGACACCACGGCGACGCCCGGTCCTCTGACCATCTCCATCACCGCCTTTGGCCGCGCTGCGCGCTTCGTCTCGCGTTCGGGCGCGCGGCCGGGCGATCGCATTTTTGTTTCCGGGACCATAGGCGACGCGGCGCTCGGCCTCGGCGTCGCCCGCGGCGAGGCCTTTGCCGCGCGGCTCGGCGAGGCGGCGCGGGCGCAGCTCGTCGAGCGTTACCGCCTGCCGCAGCCGCGCCTGCCTCTCGTCGCAGCATTGCGCGATCATGCGAGCGCCGCCATGGACGTCTCGGACGGGCTCGCGGGCGATCTCGCCAAGCTGCTGCGAGCGAGCGGCGTGAGCGCGCGCGTGGAGCTCGCGAAGGTTCCGCTCTCGGAGGCGGCGCGCGCTGCGATCACGCTCGAGTCCGCGCTCTTCGACCGCGCGGTCACTGGCGGAGACGATTATGAAATCCTCTGCTGCGTGGCTCCGGAGGCCTGTCCGGCGATCGCGCAGGCGGCGCGCGAGGTGGGCGTCGCCTTGACCGAAATCGGCGCGGTCGTAGCCGGCGCCGAGCCGCCACAATTCTTAAATTCGTCTGGAACTATTATAAATTTCAGCCGTCTATCCTTCAGTCACTTCTAA
- a CDS encoding sodium-translocating pyrophosphatase, whose product MVLFLSIVFGLLSVAYGVKTWQELEKADVGTARMQEISGAVAEGAQAYLKRQYTTIAYVGGVIFVLLVILLGWWVAFGFLIGAVLSGAAGFIGMNVSVRANVRTAQAATVSLAGGLDIAFKAGAITGLLVAGLALLGVAIYYFILTVFAGYAPSDRTVVDALVALGFGGSLISIFARLGGGIFTKGADVGADLVGKVEVGIPEDDPRNPATIADNVGDNVGDCAGMAADLFETYVVTIVATMVLASIFFAGQDGLASAIVYPLAIGGLSIVTSIAGTYFVKLGADESEIGKIAGPLFEKIGVPDTIMGALYKGLIAAGVLSIGGLFLATTFTVGWGEIGKANGEAIHGYGLFFAGLIGLVVTGLIVYITEYYTGTGKRPVVSIAQASVTGHGTNVIQGLAVSLEATAAPALVIAFGIIFAYQAGGLYGIAIAVTTMLGLAGIIVALDAFGPVTDNAGGIAEMAGLPKEVRHNTDALDAVGNTTKAVTKGYAIGSAGLGALVLFAAYSNDLRHFTESGVPYFKDVGKVDFDLANPYVVAGLILGGLIPYLFGGIAMTAVGRAAGSVVEEVRRQFKEKPGIMDGTQRPDYGRAVDLLTQAAIKEMIIPSLLPVLAPIVIYFGVTLISGSKANGFAALGAALLGVIVNGLFVAVSMTSGGGAWDNAKKSFEDGFVDKDGVTHYKGGDAHKASVTGDTVGDPYKDTAGPAVNPAIKITNIVALLLLAILAR is encoded by the coding sequence ATGGTATTGTTTCTCAGCATCGTCTTCGGACTATTGTCTGTCGCCTATGGCGTCAAGACTTGGCAAGAACTCGAGAAGGCCGACGTCGGCACCGCGCGCATGCAGGAAATATCCGGCGCAGTCGCGGAAGGCGCGCAGGCCTATCTGAAACGCCAATATACGACGATCGCCTATGTCGGCGGCGTCATCTTCGTGCTGCTCGTCATTCTGCTCGGCTGGTGGGTCGCCTTCGGCTTCCTCATCGGCGCGGTGCTTTCTGGCGCGGCCGGCTTCATCGGCATGAATGTCTCGGTGCGCGCCAATGTCCGCACCGCGCAGGCGGCGACGGTCTCGCTCGCCGGCGGCCTCGACATCGCCTTCAAGGCGGGCGCGATCACCGGCCTTCTGGTCGCCGGCCTCGCTCTGCTCGGCGTCGCGATCTATTATTTCATCCTCACCGTCTTCGCCGGCTATGCGCCGTCGGATCGCACCGTGGTCGATGCGCTTGTCGCGCTCGGCTTCGGCGGCTCGCTGATCTCCATCTTCGCGCGTCTGGGCGGCGGCATCTTCACCAAGGGCGCCGATGTCGGCGCCGATCTCGTCGGCAAGGTCGAGGTCGGCATTCCCGAGGATGATCCACGCAATCCGGCCACCATCGCCGACAATGTCGGCGACAATGTCGGCGATTGCGCCGGCATGGCGGCCGATCTCTTCGAGACCTATGTCGTGACCATCGTCGCGACCATGGTTCTGGCGTCGATCTTCTTCGCCGGCCAGGACGGCCTCGCCTCGGCCATCGTCTATCCGCTGGCGATCGGCGGCCTCAGCATCGTCACCTCCATCGCCGGCACTTATTTCGTGAAGCTCGGCGCCGATGAGTCCGAGATCGGCAAGATCGCCGGCCCGTTGTTCGAGAAGATCGGCGTGCCGGACACGATCATGGGCGCGCTCTACAAGGGCCTCATCGCCGCCGGCGTGCTGTCGATCGGCGGCCTCTTCCTCGCCACCACTTTCACGGTCGGCTGGGGCGAGATCGGCAAGGCCAATGGCGAGGCGATCCACGGCTATGGCCTGTTCTTTGCCGGCCTCATCGGCCTCGTCGTGACGGGCCTCATCGTCTACATCACCGAATATTACACCGGCACGGGCAAGCGCCCGGTGGTGTCGATCGCCCAGGCCTCGGTGACGGGCCATGGCACGAATGTGATCCAGGGTCTCGCCGTCTCGCTGGAGGCGACGGCGGCGCCGGCTCTGGTGATCGCCTTCGGCATCATCTTCGCCTATCAGGCGGGCGGCCTCTATGGCATCGCCATTGCGGTGACGACCATGCTCGGCCTTGCCGGCATCATCGTCGCGCTCGACGCCTTCGGCCCGGTGACCGACAATGCCGGCGGCATCGCCGAAATGGCCGGCCTGCCCAAGGAAGTGCGCCATAACACCGATGCGCTCGACGCGGTCGGCAACACCACCAAGGCCGTGACCAAGGGCTACGCCATCGGCTCCGCCGGTCTCGGCGCGCTGGTGCTGTTCGCCGCCTATTCCAATGATCTGCGGCATTTCACCGAGAGCGGCGTTCCTTACTTCAAGGATGTCGGCAAGGTCGATTTCGATCTCGCCAATCCTTATGTCGTCGCCGGCCTCATCCTCGGCGGCCTCATCCCCTATCTCTTCGGCGGCATCGCCATGACGGCGGTCGGCCGCGCCGCGGGCTCCGTGGTGGAGGAAGTGCGCCGGCAGTTCAAGGAGAAGCCCGGCATCATGGACGGCACGCAGCGGCCCGATTATGGCCGCGCCGTCGATCTGCTGACGCAGGCGGCGATCAAGGAGATGATCATCCCCTCGCTGCTGCCGGTGCTGGCGCCGATCGTCATCTATTTCGGCGTGACGCTGATTTCCGGCTCCAAGGCCAATGGCTTCGCGGCGCTGGGCGCGGCGCTGCTCGGTGTCATCGTCAACGGCCTCTTCGTCGCCGTGTCGATGACCTCCGGCGGCGGCGCCTGGGACAACGCCAAGAAAAGCTTCGAAGACGGCTTTGTCGATAAGGACGGCGTCACCCATTACAAGGGCGGCGACGCGCACAAAGCCTCGGTGACCGGCGACACGGTCGGCGACCCCTATAAGGACACCGCTGGCCCGGCCGTGAATCCGGCGATCAAGATCACCAACATCGTGGCGCTGCTGCTGCTGGCGATTTTGGCGCGGTGA
- a CDS encoding HAD family hydrolase, producing MTAGFEKEHRTLVVFDIDGTLIQSMALDGECYGAALFEHFDATDISLDWTTYEHASDPGVVTELYARRIGRAPTAQELRDFQHRFVSRLEAAMSDREPLQETPGASRLLSALAADARFEVVIATGAWREPISMKLAAAGVDIGGFPFACGDDAIERARIFSLAVERAAGSFERIVLVGDGVWDIVTARALGFSFLGVGSGAEAERLREEGAEHVVEDFSRLDAVVELLTRV from the coding sequence ATGACGGCAGGTTTCGAAAAAGAGCATAGGACATTGGTCGTTTTCGACATCGACGGCACTCTCATCCAGTCGATGGCTCTCGACGGCGAGTGCTATGGCGCGGCCTTATTCGAGCATTTCGATGCGACGGACATAAGTCTGGACTGGACGACTTATGAGCATGCGAGCGATCCCGGAGTGGTCACGGAACTCTATGCGCGCAGGATCGGTCGCGCGCCGACAGCGCAGGAGCTGCGCGACTTTCAGCATCGATTCGTGTCGCGTCTCGAGGCGGCGATGTCCGATCGCGAGCCTCTCCAGGAGACGCCCGGCGCCTCGCGTCTTCTGAGCGCGCTCGCCGCCGACGCTCGCTTCGAGGTGGTGATCGCCACAGGCGCATGGCGAGAGCCGATTTCGATGAAACTCGCGGCCGCTGGCGTCGACATAGGAGGCTTTCCCTTCGCCTGCGGCGATGACGCCATCGAACGCGCGCGCATTTTCTCTCTTGCGGTCGAGCGCGCAGCTGGTTCGTTCGAGAGGATCGTGCTGGTTGGCGATGGAGTCTGGGACATTGTCACGGCGCGAGCGCTCGGCTTCTCCTTTCTCGGCGTGGGAAGCGGCGCTGAGGCCGAGCGACTGCGCGAGGAGGGCGCGGAGCATGTGGTCGAGGATTTCTCGCGCCTCGATGCGGTGGTCGAGCTGCTGACGAGGGTTTGA
- a CDS encoding YcjX family protein: MSQISDLLFETTIAAASLKDFLAGGRLRLGVTGLSRSGKTVFITSLVHHLTRAVAVRNAGPGRKNQLPVFRVAAENRLRSAHLDPQPDDAVPRFSYEEHLSALTGADRHWPQSTRRISELRVTLEYDRKAAGLLGSLRSGPARLDIDIVDYPGEWLLDLPLLEKSYAQWSRETLEAASEAARATIAADWRGATAGIDPLGRASEDDARKLAALFTNYLRSAKTERFALSTLPPGRFLMPGELEGSPALTFAPLPVEEGSSPPSGSLAAMMERRYEAYKTHVVRPFFRDHFARLDRQIVLVDALAALNSGPAAVRDLETALADVLTAFRTGRSNLLATIFRPKIDRILFAATKADHLHHTSHDRLEAVLRHLTSRAIERAEGVGATIDVIALAAVRATREAIVKHDGESLAAIVGTPIAGERIGDDVFDGVAEGAIFPGELPADPRHVFRGDALALAEEDADFRFLKFRPPIASLGRDKEPLPLPHIRLDRAMEFLFGDRLG, translated from the coding sequence TTGTCGCAGATTTCCGACCTTCTCTTCGAGACCACCATCGCCGCCGCCAGCCTCAAGGATTTTCTGGCGGGCGGGCGCCTGCGGCTCGGCGTCACCGGCCTGTCGCGCTCGGGCAAGACGGTGTTCATCACCTCGCTGGTGCATCATCTGACGCGCGCCGTCGCCGTGCGCAACGCGGGCCCCGGCCGCAAGAATCAGCTGCCCGTCTTCCGCGTCGCCGCCGAGAATCGCCTGCGCAGCGCTCATCTCGACCCGCAGCCGGACGACGCCGTCCCGCGCTTCTCCTATGAGGAGCACCTCTCCGCGCTGACGGGCGCCGATCGCCATTGGCCGCAATCGACGCGGCGCATCTCCGAGCTGCGGGTGACGCTGGAATATGACCGCAAAGCCGCCGGGCTGCTGGGAAGCTTGCGCTCCGGCCCGGCGCGGCTCGACATAGACATTGTCGACTATCCCGGCGAATGGCTGCTCGACCTGCCGCTGCTCGAAAAATCCTATGCACAATGGTCGCGCGAGACGCTGGAGGCGGCCTCGGAGGCGGCGCGCGCGACGATCGCCGCCGATTGGCGCGGCGCCACGGCGGGGATCGATCCGCTCGGCCGCGCCTCGGAGGACGATGCGCGCAAGCTCGCGGCGCTGTTCACCAATTATCTGCGCTCCGCCAAGACCGAGCGCTTCGCGCTCTCGACGCTGCCGCCAGGCCGCTTTCTGATGCCGGGCGAGCTCGAGGGCTCGCCGGCCCTGACCTTCGCGCCGCTCCCGGTGGAGGAAGGCTCGTCGCCCCCGTCCGGGAGCCTCGCGGCGATGATGGAACGTCGCTACGAGGCCTATAAGACCCATGTGGTGCGACCCTTCTTCCGCGATCATTTCGCGCGGCTCGATCGGCAGATCGTGCTGGTCGACGCGCTCGCGGCGCTGAACTCCGGCCCCGCCGCCGTGCGCGATCTGGAGACGGCGCTCGCCGATGTGCTGACCGCCTTTCGCACCGGCCGCTCCAATCTGCTGGCGACGATCTTCCGCCCGAAGATCGACCGCATCCTCTTTGCGGCCACAAAGGCGGATCATCTCCATCACACGAGCCATGATCGCCTCGAGGCGGTGCTGCGGCATCTCACCTCGCGCGCGATCGAGCGGGCCGAGGGCGTCGGCGCGACCATAGACGTGATCGCGCTCGCCGCCGTGCGCGCGACGCGCGAGGCCATCGTCAAGCATGACGGCGAATCGCTCGCCGCCATCGTCGGCACGCCGATCGCGGGCGAGCGCATCGGCGACGACGTGTTCGACGGCGTAGCGGAGGGCGCGATCTTCCCGGGCGAATTGCCGGCCGATCCGCGCCATGTCTTCCGCGGCGACGCGCTGGCGCTGGCCGAAGAGGACGCCGATTTCCGTTTCCTGAAATTCCGCCCGCCGATCGCCTCCCTCGGCCGCGACAAGGAGCCCCTGCCCTTGCCGCATATCCGGCTGGATCGGGCGATGGAGTTTTTGTTCGGGGATAGGCTGGGCTAA
- a CDS encoding SixA phosphatase family protein gives MMRRLILLRHAKADAHSAGGDRQRPLTKRGEDDARSVGRYLAEAGLAPDLAVASDARRAKRTLDLTLEAFPKEVEHRLDDEFYLATPDRLLDAVRQTPAEISTLLAIGHNPGFAELASALAADGEPAALDRMRSKYPTAALAVLDFDAEDWTEVAEGAGHLERFVTPGDLRGGVADEPD, from the coding sequence ATGATGCGACGTCTCATCCTGCTGCGCCACGCCAAAGCCGACGCCCATTCCGCCGGGGGCGACCGCCAGCGCCCGCTTACGAAGCGGGGCGAGGACGACGCCCGCTCCGTCGGCCGCTATCTGGCCGAGGCCGGGCTGGCGCCGGATCTCGCCGTCGCCTCCGACGCGCGCCGCGCCAAGCGCACGCTGGATTTGACGCTCGAGGCCTTCCCCAAGGAGGTCGAGCATCGGCTGGACGACGAATTCTATCTCGCGACGCCCGATCGGCTGCTGGACGCCGTGCGCCAGACGCCGGCCGAGATATCGACTTTGCTCGCCATCGGTCACAATCCCGGCTTCGCCGAGCTGGCCTCCGCTCTCGCCGCCGACGGCGAGCCCGCGGCGCTCGACCGCATGCGCTCCAAATATCCGACCGCGGCTCTGGCCGTGCTGGATTTCGACGCCGAGGACTGGACGGAGGTGGCCGAAGGCGCCGGCCATCTCGAGCGTTTCGTGACGCCGGGCGATCTGCGCGGCGGCGTCGCCGACGAGCCGGACTGA
- a CDS encoding tRNA-binding protein: MSFDPAAPAAERIDFSHFAAVDIRIGTIIAAHPFPEARKPAYKLEIDFGEGVGVKRSSAQITAHYDVSTLVGRQVAAVVNFPPRQIGKFMSEVLTLGFPDANGDVVLVAPERTVPNGARLY, encoded by the coding sequence ATGAGCTTCGACCCTGCCGCGCCTGCGGCCGAGCGGATCGATTTTTCCCATTTCGCGGCCGTCGACATTCGCATCGGCACGATCATCGCCGCCCATCCTTTTCCCGAGGCGCGCAAGCCCGCCTATAAGCTCGAGATCGATTTCGGCGAGGGCGTCGGCGTGAAGCGCTCCAGCGCGCAGATCACGGCTCACTATGATGTTTCGACGCTCGTCGGGCGTCAGGTGGCGGCGGTGGTGAATTTCCCGCCGCGGCAGATCGGCAAATTCATGTCCGAAGTGCTGACGCTGGGCTTTCCGGACGCGAATGGCGATGTGGTTCTGGTCGCGCCGGAGCGGACCGTGCCGAATGGAGCGCGGTTGTATTGA
- a CDS encoding DoxX family protein, with the protein MTSADTAATRNWMRWTGYGLTGLVSLFMTMDAAMKLTQLPIVLETTAQLGWPVTTVVSLGLVLLISTALYVIPSTSLLGAILLTGYLGGAVATHARVESPLFSHTLFGVYVGIMLWGALYLRSDRLRSLIPIGR; encoded by the coding sequence ATGACATCTGCAGACACGGCCGCAACTCGAAACTGGATGCGATGGACCGGCTATGGCCTCACCGGCCTCGTGAGCCTGTTCATGACGATGGACGCGGCCATGAAGCTCACGCAGCTTCCCATCGTATTGGAAACGACCGCTCAGCTCGGCTGGCCCGTCACGACAGTGGTCTCGCTCGGGCTCGTCTTGCTGATAAGCACCGCATTGTACGTGATTCCGAGCACCTCCCTTCTCGGAGCCATATTGCTCACCGGATATCTCGGCGGCGCCGTCGCGACACATGCGCGCGTCGAAAGCCCACTATTCAGCCACACGCTGTTCGGCGTCTATGTGGGTATAATGCTTTGGGGCGCTCTCTATTTGAGGAGCGATCGCCTGAGGAGCCTGATCCCCATCGGCCGATAG
- a CDS encoding DUF4287 domain-containing protein, with the protein MSFQAYLDNIEAKTGKDADDFRKLADEKGFTRRGTLEKGVKAGDVVKWLKEDFGLGHGHAMAIYALLKGKKPSLPE; encoded by the coding sequence ATGAGTTTCCAAGCCTATCTCGACAACATCGAAGCGAAGACGGGCAAGGACGCCGACGACTTCAGGAAGCTCGCCGACGAGAAGGGCTTCACGCGACGAGGAACGCTCGAGAAAGGCGTCAAGGCCGGCGACGTCGTCAAGTGGCTCAAAGAGGATTTCGGGCTCGGTCACGGCCACGCCATGGCCATTTACGCCCTTCTAAAGGGCAAAAAACCATCTCTGCCGGAATAG
- a CDS encoding TetR/AcrR family transcriptional regulator: MPASGKRRYASALRSRSAEATKTRILDAAKELFTNQGIDGVTIARIAETAGVAAATVYALFKSKEGILRALMRASLFGQKFQDALAKLEGVTDPVGAIALTAHVARAIYESESAELGLIRGASAFSPALRNMEQEFETTRFEMQEQRVAHLFAKAKQREGLRLDEARRILWMYTSRDIYRMLVHEGGWTPDRYQQWLSEILVRALVNDEAGREWASSLD, translated from the coding sequence ATGCCGGCGAGTGGCAAGCGGCGATATGCATCCGCGCTTCGGAGCCGGTCTGCGGAGGCGACGAAGACCCGCATTCTCGACGCCGCGAAAGAGCTGTTCACGAATCAGGGCATCGATGGAGTGACGATCGCCCGGATCGCCGAAACGGCGGGTGTCGCCGCCGCGACCGTTTATGCGCTGTTCAAATCCAAAGAGGGCATTCTTCGCGCCCTGATGCGCGCGTCCCTTTTCGGGCAGAAATTTCAGGACGCGCTCGCGAAGCTCGAAGGCGTGACCGATCCCGTTGGAGCAATCGCTCTGACAGCGCATGTCGCGCGCGCCATTTACGAGAGCGAGAGCGCCGAGCTCGGTCTCATTCGCGGCGCTTCGGCCTTCTCACCCGCGCTTCGCAACATGGAGCAGGAATTCGAGACCACCCGATTCGAGATGCAGGAACAGCGCGTCGCTCACCTCTTCGCGAAAGCGAAGCAGCGGGAGGGACTCCGATTGGACGAGGCTCGGCGCATTCTCTGGATGTACACCAGTCGCGACATCTATCGCATGCTCGTGCATGAGGGAGGCTGGACGCCGGATCGGTATCAGCAATGGCTGTCCGAAATATTGGTGCGCGCCCTGGTGAATGACGAGGCGGGACGAGAATGGGCGTCCTCGCTGGACTGA
- a CDS encoding cell wall hydrolase has protein sequence MGRRSGVSWAMGVIAPWWLGTGLLVSFTAAAGQDPAQGWNIAPHLARMQTARLAVGSQEDVHAQPDEREPHAALKPQAETFPQVDRTKKGDPVIAIRPSFDSRRNDSETVEVSLGSDGETTTISLAGPEAADLPADSGGAPTTQRGNGQASPTQRGSATTQRIFEAMRERAAHGATPQVARAAALASSTPAQPDAVPIAVASFAPSRVLQDTKTPPNYASLIDPDKLAREKRCLAEAVYFESRSEPEAGQAAVAQVVLNRVSSGLYPTSVCGVVYQNRSHYKACQFSFACEGRKLRVTEPDSWATAQRVADEVMNGHTYISDVGRSTHYHANYVKPRWAKQLKKMDKIGNHIFYRLRPGQT, from the coding sequence ATGGGTCGTCGGTCGGGAGTGAGCTGGGCCATGGGCGTCATCGCGCCTTGGTGGCTGGGCACTGGCCTGTTGGTGTCCTTCACCGCGGCGGCCGGGCAGGATCCCGCCCAGGGTTGGAACATTGCGCCGCATCTCGCGCGCATGCAGACGGCGCGCCTCGCCGTCGGCTCGCAAGAGGATGTTCACGCGCAGCCGGACGAGCGCGAGCCACATGCCGCGCTGAAGCCCCAAGCCGAGACGTTTCCGCAGGTCGATCGCACCAAAAAGGGCGATCCGGTCATCGCCATTCGGCCCTCATTCGACTCGCGGCGCAACGACTCCGAAACAGTGGAGGTCTCGCTCGGCTCCGATGGAGAGACGACGACGATCTCCCTCGCCGGCCCGGAGGCCGCCGATCTCCCCGCCGATTCCGGCGGCGCGCCGACGACGCAGCGCGGCAATGGCCAGGCTTCTCCCACGCAGCGCGGCTCGGCGACGACGCAGCGCATCTTCGAGGCGATGCGCGAGCGCGCCGCCCATGGCGCCACCCCGCAGGTCGCGCGCGCCGCGGCGCTGGCCTCCTCGACGCCGGCGCAGCCCGACGCAGTGCCGATCGCCGTCGCCTCTTTCGCGCCCTCGCGCGTTTTGCAGGACACGAAGACGCCGCCGAATTACGCCTCGCTCATCGATCCGGACAAGCTCGCGCGCGAGAAGCGCTGCCTCGCCGAGGCGGTCTATTTCGAATCGCGCAGCGAGCCGGAGGCGGGTCAGGCCGCGGTGGCGCAAGTGGTGCTGAACCGCGTGTCCTCGGGCCTCTATCCGACCAGCGTCTGCGGCGTCGTCTATCAGAACCGCAGCCATTACAAGGCCTGCCAATTCTCCTTCGCCTGCGAGGGCCGCAAGCTGCGCGTCACCGAGCCCGATTCCTGGGCCACCGCCCAGCGCGTCGCCGACGAGGTGATGAACGGCCACACCTATATTTCCGATGTCGGCCGCTCGACGCATTACCATGCGAATTATGTGAAACCGCGTTGGGCCAAGCAGTTGAAGAAGATGGATAAGATCGGCAATCATATCTTCTATCGGCTGCGGCCGGGGCAGACGTGA
- a CDS encoding secondary thiamine-phosphate synthase enzyme YjbQ, with protein sequence MRQAIHHFHVETRGKGFYDVTRVVSAWARGEGLTTGLLTLFCRHTSASLVIQENADPAVLRDLERAFSGLAPEGEGLYEHDTEGADDMPAHIRTALTQTQLSIPLSRGVLVLGTWQAIYLCEHRRGAQSRELVAHLLGD encoded by the coding sequence ATGCGACAGGCGATCCATCACTTCCATGTCGAAACCCGCGGCAAGGGCTTTTACGACGTCACCCGCGTCGTCTCCGCCTGGGCGCGCGGCGAGGGGCTGACGACCGGCCTGCTCACCCTCTTCTGCCGGCACACATCTGCCTCGCTGGTCATTCAGGAGAACGCCGATCCGGCCGTGCTGCGCGATCTCGAGCGCGCCTTCTCCGGTCTCGCACCCGAGGGCGAGGGCCTCTATGAGCACGATACGGAAGGCGCCGACGACATGCCCGCCCATATCCGCACGGCGCTGACGCAGACTCAGCTCTCCATTCCGCTGTCGCGCGGCGTTCTGGTTCTGGGAACGTGGCAGGCGATCTATCTCTGCGAGCATCGCCGCGGCGCGCAGTCGCGCGAGCTCGTCGCGCATCTCCTCGGCGACTAG